In Elephas maximus indicus isolate mEleMax1 chromosome 7, mEleMax1 primary haplotype, whole genome shotgun sequence, the following proteins share a genomic window:
- the LOC126080846 gene encoding olfactory receptor 5B3-like, with translation MENSTEVTQFILLGLTNALELQMPFFVLFTLIYLISLFGNLGMILLILLDSRLHSPMYFFLSNLSLVDFGYSSAVTPKVMTGLLMGDNVISYNECAAQMFFFVAFATTESYLLASMAYDRYAAVCKPLHYTTSMTTSVCASLAIGSYICGFLNASIHTGDTFSLSFCMFNVVHHFFCDIPAVMVLSCSDRHVSELGLLFVVSFNIFFALLIILISYFFIFFTILKMHSAEGYWKALSTCASHLTAVSIFYGTVIFMYLQPSSSHSMDTDKMASVFYAMVIPMLNPLVYSLRNEEVKSAFKKVVEKAKFSLGLIL, from the coding sequence ATGGAGAACAGTACAGAAGTGACTCAGTTCATTCTGCTAGGACTAACCAATGCCCTTGAACTGCAGATGCCTTTCTTTGTCCTATTCACCCTCATTTACCTCATTAGTTTGTTTGGGAACCTGGGGATGATCTTGTTGATCCTGCTGGACTCTCGTCTCCActctcccatgtactttttccttagTAACCTCTCTTTGGTGGATTTTGGTTACTCCTCAGCTGTTACTCCCAAGGTCATGACTGGGCTCCTCATGGGAGATAATGTCATCTCCTATAATGAATGTGCAgctcaaatgttcttttttgtagccTTTGCCACTACAGAAAGTTACCTCTTGGCTTCAATGGCCTACGACCGCTATGCAGCAGTGTGTAAACCCCTGCATTACACCACCAGCATGACGACAAGTGTGTGTGCTTCTCTGGCCATAGGTTCCTACATCTGTGGTTTCCTAAATGCTTCCATCCACACTGGGGACACGTTCAGTCTCTCTTTCTGTATGTTCAATGTAGTCCATCACTTTTTCTGTGATATTCCAGCAGTCATGGTTCTTTCTTGCTCTGATAGACATGTAAGTGAGCTGGGTCTTCTTTTTGTGGTTAGCTTCAATATCTTTTTTGCTCTTTTGATAATTTTGATTTCTtactttttcatatttttcaccATCCTTAAGATGCATTCTGCAGAGGGATACTGGAAAGCTTTATCCACTTGTGCTTCTCACCTCACTGCTGTCTCCATCTTCTATGGGACAGTCATCTTCATGTACCTACAGCCCAGCTCCAGTCATTCCATGGACACAGACAAAATGGCATCTGTGTTCTATGCTATGGTCATCCCCATGCTGAACCCTCTGGTCTATAGCCTGAGGAATGAGGAAGTCAAGAGTGCATTCAAGAAGGTTGTTGAGAAGGCAAAATTTTCTCTAGGCTTAATCTTGTAA
- the LOC126080827 gene encoding olfactory receptor 5B12-like: protein MIPMENRTELTEFILVGLTNDPELQIPLFITFFLIYLITLVGNLGMILLILMDSRLHTPMYFFLSNLSLADFGYSSAVTPKVMAEFLTGDKIISYNACATQFFFFAGFITVESFLLASMAYDRYAAVCKPLHYTTTMTTDVCAFLAIGSYVCGFLNASIHTGNTFRLSFCRANVIDHFFCDAPPLLALSCSDRYISETVIFFVVGFNALFSLLVILISYLFIFTTILRMHSSEGRQKAFSTCTSHITAVSIFYGTVIFMYLQPSSIHSMDTDKMASVFYAIVIPMLNPLVYSLRNKEVKSAFQKAVGKVKSSIGFIF from the coding sequence ATGATCCCAATGGAGAACAGAACAGAGTTGACTGAGTTCATTCTTGTGGGGCTTACCAATGACCCAGAACTGCAGATCCCGCTCTTCATAACCTTTTTTCTCATCTACCTCATCACTCTGGTTGGGAACCTGGGGATGATCCTGTTGATCCTGATGGACTCTCgtctccacactcccatgtactttttcctcagtaaCCTCTCTCTGGCCGACTTTGGTTATTCCTCAGCTGTTACTCCTAAGGTAATGGCAGAGTTTCTCACGGGAGACAAAATTATCTCCTACAATGCTTGTGCCACTCAGTTCTTCTTTTTTGCAGGCTTTATCACTGTGGAAAGTTTTCTTTTGGCCTCAATGGCTTATGATCGCTACGCAGCAGTGTGCAAACCCCTTCACTATACCACCACAATGACAACAGATGTGTGTGCTTTTCTGGCCATAGGCTCCTATGTCTGTGGTTTCCTGAACGCTTCCATCCACACTGGGAACACTTTCAGGCTCTCCTTCTGCAGGGCCAATGTGATTGATCACTTTTTCTGTGATGCTCCTCCTCTTCTGGCTCTCTCATGCTCTGACAGATACATCAGTGAGACAGTTATTTTTTTTGTAGTAGGTTTTAATGCCCTTTTTTCTCTCCTGGTCATCTTGATCtcttatttgtttatatttactACTATCCTGAGGATGCACTCATCTGAAGGACGCCAGAAGGCCTTTTCCACCTGTACTTCCCACATCACTGCAGTCTCCATCTTCTATGGGACGGTCATCTTCATGTACTTACAACCCAGCTCCATTCATTCCATGGATACAGACAAAATGGCATCTGTGTTCTACGCCATAGTCATTCCCATGCTTAACCCTCTGGTCTATAGTCTTAGGAACAAAGAGGTCAAGAGTGCCTTTCAGAAGGCTGTTGGGAAGGTAAAGTCTTCTATaggatttatattttaa